TCTTCTCCCATATCGTTTCTCTTTACAATTCTAACACATCCGCGTAATATTATATAAAGCCTAGAATCTTTGTCACCTTTTTTGAAAATAACCTCATCATTTTTATATGCTTTTATATAAGTTATTTGCGCTAATTCTGAAAGTTCAAAATCGCTAAATTCTTTAAATTCTGGCATACTCTTCATTATATCTTTTATTTCAACTGCACTTAAATCTTTGAAATGAGCAGGGTCTATTCTCTTGACATCATTCGTCAAATTATTAGTTTCTATTATCCCCCTAATTTCACGTCTATACGTAACCGTTGCTTCTATTAGTTTTTCCCAAGCTTTTTGAATTTTTCTGTATTCTGTAAATGTGTCCATCTTAGGAATTGCTTCATATTTACTCAAATAAATATTGTTAATCGCTTCTCTACACGCTTCAACTTCTCCCTGTGCTAGATAATCAAGAGCTAATAATATATTAGTTTTAAAAATCTTATCCTCCAAATCTTCTTTCAAAAAATCTCCCGGATATGGCTCGAAATCTTCTGCTGTAACCTTTCTCATATTCGCAGTTTCATATTGATTATCTATTTTCGATTTTTCATACAAGAACCTATAAATATCTTCTCTAAATCGTTTCCATATTGGATGATTTTTTGGTGGTGGCAAATGTTTTATATTTAAAGTGTTATCCAAGAAGAAGTCATATCCAAACATCTTTGCATTCATTAGATAATCTATATCTTCTCCTCTAGTTATACTTGGATCAAATGGCACTATTCTATACATATTTTTGTGAATTACCATTAGACCACCAAAAGCAAATGGTGTTTGCTTAAGTCTTGGATCACAAGATATTATTTTATCGAAAGCTTTAGCCTTGCTTCCAAATCTATCCCAATAAGTCATCCAAGCTTTCATGTCAACATCATCATAATATTCGTCTTTTTTATTTAAATAATATCCAGCTACTCCAAATATACTTTTACCATACAATCTCTTTCCTATGAATTCTGTCGCTCTACCTATAAAATCTGCTTTTTCAAAAACCTCATCATCATCTATCAAAATGGTAACATCTGATGACAATATATGAGCCGAATACAAACACATATTTCTAACATTTGAATATCCTTTTAACTCTAAAAGATCAAGTGCTGATTCTTGCAAGCCTTTTTCTCTCAATAATTTTTCTATTGCTCTAGCATTCTTAGGAGTAAATAAATAGGTTTCAATATCTAATTCTGCCTTCTCTACGATTTCCCTAACTCTCTTTTCGGCAACTTCTTCGATTTCTCTTGTAGTTGGACAGATGGGTATTATTAGTTTAAAATTTTTATCATTTAATCCTTTCATACTCTCCAAAGTTCTGCCAAGCGTATCTTCTCCATCTATATAAGTAGGATGGTCGTAAACTGCATCTCCCTCCTGCCAAGGTTCTCCTTTTTTTCTTCCCCAATATGTCGGTATTACAACACTAGTCCTCATGAATAATTCCTCCTCGATAGTTATTTTTTATTTAAGACATCTTGGTATAATTTCTCTAATTCTCCAATAGAATTTTTCCAAGAGAAATTTTCTTTTGCATATTTGTTACAGTACTTACTTCGCTCTTCTTTATCTACTCTTTCAAGCTCATTTACAACTTTTTTCGACAACTCCAATTCATCTTCAACCGGAATAAGTGCCCCTACATCTTCATTTATAAAATCAGGCAATCCGCCTTGATTCGTTCCAATCACTGGAGTTCCACAAGCTAGAGCCTCTACCGCAACAAGTCCAAATGGTTCAGTTCTCGATGGCACTACACTTACATCTGCTATATTGTATATTTTAACTAATTCAGATTGAGACACATGTCCCAGAAAATGAACATTAGTAAGTTTCAAATCTGATTTCAGTTTATTCAATTTTGAATACAATTCGCCATTGCCAGCTATTATCGTAAGAACAGTGTGTCCATATCTTTTCTCATATATATGAGCTGCTTTTAATAAAACATCCACTCCCTTAAAATGAGTCAACTTTCCAACAAAAGAAATAATATATTTTGGTTCTTCCTTTATATCAAATGATTTTAGTATCTCATATCTGTCTATAGTCTCGTCCATCACAAACAATCCATCATCATACCCATTCATTATTCTAGTCCTTTTTTCTAGAGGCACATGATATAATTCTTCAACCTCTCTATCAACCTGCTTCGAAATTGTTATTACTCTTTCCGCTTTCTTTGCTCCTTCTAATGCGTATTTGTGATATCTACCATCTTTCTTAAAACCTTTCAGATCAGTTCCATGCGCTGTAACAACATATGGTATATTGGTTAGACTCGCAATATATGGCGCTAGCCACAAATGCTGTGCATGAATTATATCAGGTTTAAATACTTCAATCTCCGCTTTTACTTTTTTCATAAATATGGAAATATATTCTTCAATTTGATCATGATTCATGTCATAAAATGTATAATTACTTCTAGGATGACTTGTAAAACAAGGAAAATTAAAATCAACATCATAACTTTTTTGATCTTGTTTTCCTCTAAATATAATTGGTACAGATTTAAATCCTTCATAGTTTACTTTTTCAATCTCTGGGAATACTACAACTACCTCGTTACCTCTTTCAGCCAATTCTTTCGCTATATTTCTCGTATAAATACCGCTACCTGATCCTTCCAATGGAAAATGATTGATCATAAGAATTTTCATCAATTGCTCCTCCTCTTATAATAATTTAGTTGTTATTTCACTCCATGAATCTAAAGTATCTCTATATCTGTCAATCATATAATCTAATTGCCCATAAGAAATATCTAAAGCCTCTGATAATTTCAAAAATCTGTCATCTTTCAAATAATTAGCTATAGCTTGTTCTCCTCTTATCAAAGCTTCTCTCTGCTTCTCATAAACATCATTTATATCTCTTTTATGCATCCAATTTAAAAATGGGTTTCTGCCTATCCATCCCATGCAAGCATAGAAAAATCTATCTGTAATGTTTTTGTCATTTATTATATCTGGTTTAAACGGATAGTTATTAAATGTATCATGAAAAATTTTCATATCTATATCTATGCACTTCCTGTTTCCACGGTTAACTGCTAATCCCAATAAAGTATCTTCCCCTCGAGTTAAATAAGGCTTGTTATCAACAACCAAAACATCTGAAAAAAATGGTGGTAAATGCTTAAGTTCCTTTATATTAATTCCCAAATTTCCACCAAGTACTTTATTAGTTTCAAATACATCACGTTTTACTGGTTTTCCAAAAACCAAACAACTATCTTCTCTACATGATTGAACCCGTTCATACATCATTTCTTTTTGTATTCCCTTAAATAAATCTTTCATTCCTTCAAATTTCATCATTGGTATTATGAAATACCCTGAATAATCGCTAGTTGTAATATCGACATTTTCTTTTTTCAAATAATTCAAGTGCTCGCCTACAAAATCTATATCAACTTGCTCTCGCTCATCCTCTATTTTAGATAAAATATAAGGATATACATCAGTATCTATAAATAGAAGAACGTCTGTTTTGTTCAAAATTGCTTTAACTAAAACATTATTTCTATTTTTGCCGTAAGGTACCATCCCAAAATCAATTAATTCCTGTGATTTCAAAATAAAATCACAACTTTTTTGAGAAACTCGGTATTCTAAAAGGTCTTTTACCATGCCCTCATTTTGATTTATCTTTATGAGTTCTATCTTTACCCGTCCCTGTAATCGTTCTACCATTTTAAAATCACAATCAAACGAATAAGCTACTATTACGCTATGTACTCGATGTCCATATTTTTCAGCATTATCTAAAAACAATTCTAAAGTCCCTGGAGTTGTAAAATTTTTAGTAATAATCCCAAACGACACATTCATACAGCTACCTCCTCAGATATATTTGACGCTTAAAAAAAGCTTTAATTTCATCTTATAATTTTATACCCAAGTTTAGAAGTATTTAACAATCTAGTAAACTTCATCTATTTTATTCGTTTTTGCAATATATAAAGCTAAATAATTCATTTGTCTAAAGGTTATTTTTAGTCAAAAGCAACTTTTCCTTCATTTTATGCTCATTGTGCAATATAAAAATTATTGTTTTAATCCTGTTTTGCGGGTATAATGAATGTATAAGATTTAAAAATTGCACGGAACATTTAGTTTTTTATTTGAGGGGGAATTTTAATGTTAGAAAAAAATGAAGGAACTACAAACAACACTTGCGAATCTGATTTTCTTTGTTTGAAAGTTTGTAATGTATGTACTTGCATACACTATGCGAATGGTCATTGTACTTCGTTTAAAGGTGATAATTGCGAAATGTACGAAGTACAATTAATACAGGAAAATTAAAAAAACTGCCGCTATAGCGGCAGTTTTTTTATTTAATTTATTGATCCTTAAACATTTCTTCCAAATCTAATATAAGTATAATGTCCTCTCCGTCATTTATCTTACCAACAGCACTTACAAACTTCTTAGTTTCATCACCTATGGTTAGTTCTCTGACATTTTCTAAATTATCCTTATCAATCTCTTCTACTTCATTTACACCTTCAACTAATAATCCTGTCTTACCCTCATCATTAGCTATAATTATAATTCTTGACTCATCATTTCCTTCAGTCTGTCCCAATTCGAATTTAGTCTTAGCATCAATGATTGGAATTATTTCTCCTCTCAAATTAACTACACCACGCATATGCGTTTTTGACCTTGGAACTCTACATATCACCATAAATTTCTCTATAGTCTGTACTTCCGTGATGTTAATTCCGTACTTTTCCGAGCCAATTCTAGCTATTACATACTTATTACTTTCCATGCTCGTCCCTCCTTATGAAAGCTCTGCTGGATTAATAATTAGCGCAACTTCACCATTACCAAGAATAGTTGCTCCACTTACCAATTTAGAACGCTTCAACTCCGCTTTCAATGTTTTAATTACTATTTCCTGTTGTCCAATTAAAGAATCAACTACAACCCCAACTGTTTTATTACCTTTCTTAGCCATAACAACTGTAAGTTCCTCAGTTTCTTCCATAGCATCTGGTACTTCTAGCAACTCGCACAATCTGTAAATAGGAATAGTTTTATTTCTAAATACAACAACATCTTTTCCTGTAACTTGATGAATTGTTGATTTTTCTATAGTTTCAACACTTTCTACCGTATCAAGTGGCATAGCATAAATTTCGCTTCCTGATCTCATCATTAGCGCTTGCACTATGGCTAGTGTAAGAGGTAATCTGATAGTAAACACCGAACCCTTTCCAAGTTCAGTTTTAACACTCACATTTCCGCCTAAACTCTCAATAGTAGTTTTTACAACATCTAAGCCAACACCTCTTCCAGATAAATCCGAAAGCTGCTGTGCTGTTGAAAAACCAGCTCTAAATAGCAAATCAACCGCTTCATCATCATTCATTTCTTGAGCTTCATGTTCAGTAATAAGACCCTTATCTATGGCTTTTTGCTTTACTTTTTCAACATTTATTCCGCCACCATCATCGGAGCACTCTATAAATACAGAATTTCCCTCTTGATATGCATGCATCTCTAGAGTACCCATATCACTCTTTCCTGCAGCTGCACGCTCTTCTGGCATTTCTAATCCATGATCTAATGAATTTCTAACGATATGCAATAGTGGATCACCGATTTCATCAATAATAGTTCTGTCAAGTTCAGTCTCTTCACCACTTGTTATAAACTTAACCTGTTTTCCAAGTTTCTTAGAGGTATCTCTTACCATTCTAGGGAATCTACTAAATGTTTTCTCTATAGGTACCATACGCACATTCATAACACTATTGTGAAGACTTGTAGTTATTCGCTCTAGATATTCAACAGAATCACGCAAGCCACTAACATTTTCAATAACAGTAATATCATGTAATCTAGTCTTTATTATAATAAGCTCACTAACTAAATTCATTAAATTATCTAATTTATTTATATCAACTCTAACTGTCTTATTAATTGCCCCAGTTTTTTTCTTTGTATCAGCTTTTTTTGATTCTGGCTTTGCTTTTTTCGCTTCCGCTACTTTTTGAGCTTTAACTTCCTCTTTAATTTCTACAGTTTCTTGAATCAATTCCTGCTCTTTAGGTTCTTCAGCAATTTCTACCTGTTCTTGTTCATCAGCTTCCTCGCTTGAAACATCCATAGACATATCGCCTAAATCTTTATCATCTATAAGTTTTACAGAGACACTGCTGATTTCAACTATTTCGCCTACTTTTTTAGCAATTTCATCTATATCATGTTCTGTCACAAATAAAACGTAAAATTCATCACCATAATCATTATTCTCTATTTCTTCCGCTGATGGTAATGATTTAACTATATCAGATTCAAATGTTTCTTCAATTTCTTTAAAGACCATATATGCTCTTACAGCTTTCATTACACAGCCTTCTTCAACTACCACTTTCATTTGGCAAGCTTTTAATCCCTGATCTATAGCCTTAAACAAAGCAGCCTTAGTGTAGTTATCTAATTCAATTCCACCGTCCGATTCTTCATCAGATTCATCGTCAACTTCAGCATTGTCATTGTCATCATCACTACTCTCAACATCTCTACCCTCTTGGATTGCAAGAAGTTTTTCAACTAGCTCGTCTACAAACACTTCCCCTTCTTCTTGGATAGACTCTATATTGTCAACAATTGACTCTAATACATCTAGACATTCAAATATGGAATCAATAATAGACTCGGTTGCCTCTAGCTTTCCATTTCTGATCAAATCTAAAACATTCTCCATTTTATGAGTTACACTCGACATTTTCGAAAAACCCATAGTACCAGCCATACCTTTTAATGTATGGGCCGAACGGAAAATTTCGTTAATAATATCCTTATCATCTCGACTTTTTTCCAATAATAGCACATTTTCATTCAACGATTGCAAATGCTCATGCGATTCATCCAAAAATACGCCCAAATATTCGTTATTATCCAATCTGCTCCCCTCCTACTTATAGAGAATCTTATTATTCTCCATTCATCTCACTTTTATTATACCCAAAAACTATTCATTATGACAATTCTTTCTGGAATATATTTAAATATAAACCTATTTTTATTTCTTCAAGTCTAAACACTCACTCCTAAAATTATCGACAATATATCCAAATACCTTTACCATTATTTTGCAAAAAAATTCCGTATAAACATACGGAATTTTAAACTATAATTCTTTCCTATCTAATTTTAAAATAATCAAATCTTTTAGTAAATAATGTTTCCAAACTCTTTAAGTGTTCATCATTCACACAATTTAGATTTCCTTTACCAGCTAAAACCTGATCTCCATCTCTAAATTTTTGTAAATAAAATTTCTTAGCACCATTGATTATATCAATACATTCTTCAAAATCATGATCATTTAAGAGCTCTTCTGTAATAGTAGTTCTAAATTCATAATCAGGGGCTGTTTTAATAATCAAATCGGCAGATTCTTTTATTCTTTCAAACATTTCTACATCTTTTGAAAAATCTAAGTAAACACTAGCAGGCCCTTTTAAATCCATCGCCACATAGTCAACCAATTCATCTTGAATAATCTGTCTCAGCATTTTAGGATTCGAACCATTTGTATCTAGTTTTACCTTAAATCCCTCTTGCTTTAATTTTCTCAAAAATTCAATTAAGTCACTATGCAATGTAGGCTCTCCTCCAGAAATCACTATAGCGTCTATATTTTTTTGCCTCGATTTAAGCCACTGAATCCAATCTTTATCTTCCAATTCATAATTTTGGTTTAGTAGCTCAGAATTATGACAATAAGGACATCTAAAATTACATCCTGAAGTAAATAGCACTGTAGCTAGTTCGCCTGGATAATCAATAAATGAAGTCTTCTGAATACCAGCTATTTTCATTTTTAGATCACTTCTTTTTTCTCTATTTTTTCACTAGTCAAACTTTTATCCGCTTCAAACGCCTTTCGCTCACTATATTCTTGCTTTTTACCTTTGTTCCATGCTTGAACCGGACGATGGAAGCCAACTACTCTAGTCCAAACCTCTGTGTCTTTTCCGCACTCAGGACAAGTCCATTGCTCTCCCTTCAAGTAACCATGTTCCATGCATATGCTATATGTTGGTGTAATAGTTAAATAAGGTATCTCATAATTTTCAAATGATTTCTTTATTAATTGCTTAACGACCTCTACATCTTCAATCTCTTCACCGATAAATCCATGAAATACTGTTCCACCAGTGTACTTTGATTGCAACCCTTCTTGTAAATCTAATGCTTCGAATAAATCAGCTGTGTGTCCTACTGGTAATTGAGTAGAATTTGTATAGTACGGTTCATTGTCACCGGCAGTTATTATTCTAGGTAACATTTTAACATCCAGTCTAGCAAATCTATATGATGCCCCTTCTGCTGGCGCTGCTTCTAAATTCCATAAATTGCCTGTTTCTTCTTGGAATATTGCTATAACTTTGTTCATGAAGTCCATAATTTCAACAGCAAATTCATGTCCCTCTTCAGTTGTTATATCTTCCCCTAAAAGGTTAAGACATGCCTCATTCATACCATTTAATCCAATAGTACTAAAATGATTCTTAAAGTACCCGCCTTGCATGTCTTTTACACCTCTCAAATAGTGTTTAGAATAAGGATATAGTCCCTTCTCCATATACGCTTCAAGATATTCTCTCTTCAATTCACATATGTCTCTAGCTGTTTCCATAAGCATTCTAACTCTACGTTTAAAATCTTGAATATCCTTAGCTTGGTATCCTATCCTAGCCATATTCAATGTAACTACATTTATTGACCCAGTAAGTGGATTTGCACCAAATAATCCTCCGCCCCTTTTTCTAAGCTCTCTATTATCAAGTCTCAATCTACAACACATACTTCTTACATCTTCTGGTTTCATATCACTATTTAAGAAATTAGCAAAATAAGGAGTACCAAACTTTCTAGTCATATCCATTATATTGTTAACCGTATCTGAATCCCATGGGAAGTCTTCAGTAATATTTACAGTTGGAATAGGAAAACTAAAACTACGTCCAGCTCCATCACCTTCCATCATGACTTCGCAAAATGCCTTATTGAAAAGATCCATTTCTTTTTGGAAATCTCCATATACCTTA
Above is a window of Tissierellales bacterium DNA encoding:
- a CDS encoding cyclic nucleotide-binding domain-containing protein, with translation MRTSVVIPTYWGRKKGEPWQEGDAVYDHPTYIDGEDTLGRTLESMKGLNDKNFKLIIPICPTTREIEEVAEKRVREIVEKAELDIETYLFTPKNARAIEKLLREKGLQESALDLLELKGYSNVRNMCLYSAHILSSDVTILIDDDEVFEKADFIGRATEFIGKRLYGKSIFGVAGYYLNKKDEYYDDVDMKAWMTYWDRFGSKAKAFDKIISCDPRLKQTPFAFGGLMVIHKNMYRIVPFDPSITRGEDIDYLMNAKMFGYDFFLDNTLNIKHLPPPKNHPIWKRFREDIYRFLYEKSKIDNQYETANMRKVTAEDFEPYPGDFLKEDLEDKIFKTNILLALDYLAQGEVEACREAINNIYLSKYEAIPKMDTFTEYRKIQKAWEKLIEATVTYRREIRGIIETNNLTNDVKRIDPAHFKDLSAVEIKDIMKSMPEFKEFSDFELSELAQITYIKAYKNDEVIFKKGDKDSRLYIILRGCVRIVKRNDMGEEIPLSKICSRGILGETAIVNEDHHVDAVADEFVELLTVDQKDIEKLIQKDPKVGNKILFMFLDKLFFKLSNTNELVKQFVMKDTEQIKTNE
- a CDS encoding glycosyltransferase family 4 protein translates to MKILMINHFPLEGSGSGIYTRNIAKELAERGNEVVVVFPEIEKVNYEGFKSVPIIFRGKQDQKSYDVDFNFPCFTSHPRSNYTFYDMNHDQIEEYISIFMKKVKAEIEVFKPDIIHAQHLWLAPYIASLTNIPYVVTAHGTDLKGFKKDGRYHKYALEGAKKAERVITISKQVDREVEELYHVPLEKRTRIMNGYDDGLFVMDETIDRYEILKSFDIKEEPKYIISFVGKLTHFKGVDVLLKAAHIYEKRYGHTVLTIIAGNGELYSKLNKLKSDLKLTNVHFLGHVSQSELVKIYNIADVSVVPSRTEPFGLVAVEALACGTPVIGTNQGGLPDFINEDVGALIPVEDELELSKKVVNELERVDKEERSKYCNKYAKENFSWKNSIGELEKLYQDVLNKK
- a CDS encoding chemotaxis protein CheW; the encoded protein is MESNKYVIARIGSEKYGINITEVQTIEKFMVICRVPRSKTHMRGVVNLRGEIIPIIDAKTKFELGQTEGNDESRIIIIANDEGKTGLLVEGVNEVEEIDKDNLENVRELTIGDETKKFVSAVGKINDGEDIILILDLEEMFKDQ
- a CDS encoding chemotaxis protein CheA, whose protein sequence is MDNNEYLGVFLDESHEHLQSLNENVLLLEKSRDDKDIINEIFRSAHTLKGMAGTMGFSKMSSVTHKMENVLDLIRNGKLEATESIIDSIFECLDVLESIVDNIESIQEEGEVFVDELVEKLLAIQEGRDVESSDDDNDNAEVDDESDEESDGGIELDNYTKAALFKAIDQGLKACQMKVVVEEGCVMKAVRAYMVFKEIEETFESDIVKSLPSAEEIENNDYGDEFYVLFVTEHDIDEIAKKVGEIVEISSVSVKLIDDKDLGDMSMDVSSEEADEQEQVEIAEEPKEQELIQETVEIKEEVKAQKVAEAKKAKPESKKADTKKKTGAINKTVRVDINKLDNLMNLVSELIIIKTRLHDITVIENVSGLRDSVEYLERITTSLHNSVMNVRMVPIEKTFSRFPRMVRDTSKKLGKQVKFITSGEETELDRTIIDEIGDPLLHIVRNSLDHGLEMPEERAAAGKSDMGTLEMHAYQEGNSVFIECSDDGGGINVEKVKQKAIDKGLITEHEAQEMNDDEAVDLLFRAGFSTAQQLSDLSGRGVGLDVVKTTIESLGGNVSVKTELGKGSVFTIRLPLTLAIVQALMMRSGSEIYAMPLDTVESVETIEKSTIHQVTGKDVVVFRNKTIPIYRLCELLEVPDAMEETEELTVVMAKKGNKTVGVVVDSLIGQQEIVIKTLKAELKRSKLVSGATILGNGEVALIINPAELS
- a CDS encoding anaerobic ribonucleoside-triphosphate reductase activating protein; its protein translation is MKIAGIQKTSFIDYPGELATVLFTSGCNFRCPYCHNSELLNQNYELEDKDWIQWLKSRQKNIDAIVISGGEPTLHSDLIEFLRKLKQEGFKVKLDTNGSNPKMLRQIIQDELVDYVAMDLKGPASVYLDFSKDVEMFERIKESADLIIKTAPDYEFRTTITEELLNDHDFEECIDIINGAKKFYLQKFRDGDQVLAGKGNLNCVNDEHLKSLETLFTKRFDYFKIR
- a CDS encoding ribonucleoside triphosphate reductase is translated as MIRRIQKRNGDIVDFCMKKIEDAIFAAAKAVGGNDKIEASRLGHMVANIVDEAYGVGIPTVEDVQDVVEKVLIEEGHAKTAKAYILYRDRRNALRDHNNLFIDAENLIDEYISLKDWKINENSNMGYSLQGLNNHIVEEMTKKYWLNKIYPREMRRYHINGDLHIHDLGLLAPYCCGWDLETLLLEGFTGVTGKIQSTPAKHLQTFLGQLVNWLYTLQGEAAGAQAVSSLDTYAAPFIYYDNLDYGQVKKVVRSFIYNLNVPTRVGFQTPFTNVTLDISPHPMLKKHNVIIGGQIQDKVYGDFQKEMDLFNKAFCEVMMEGDGAGRSFSFPIPTVNITEDFPWDSDTVNNIMDMTRKFGTPYFANFLNSDMKPEDVRSMCCRLRLDNRELRKRGGGLFGANPLTGSINVVTLNMARIGYQAKDIQDFKRRVRMLMETARDICELKREYLEAYMEKGLYPYSKHYLRGVKDMQGGYFKNHFSTIGLNGMNEACLNLLGEDITTEEGHEFAVEIMDFMNKVIAIFQEETGNLWNLEAAPAEGASYRFARLDVKMLPRIITAGDNEPYYTNSTQLPVGHTADLFEALDLQEGLQSKYTGGTVFHGFIGEEIEDVEVVKQLIKKSFENYEIPYLTITPTYSICMEHGYLKGEQWTCPECGKDTEVWTRVVGFHRPVQAWNKGKKQEYSERKAFEADKSLTSEKIEKKEVI